Proteins found in one Brachyspira murdochii DSM 12563 genomic segment:
- a CDS encoding phage head completion protein yields MKVGKLIHTITFYRTKYIDNGNGTGSNELIELRKVKCSIEDITYKDIQQGKRKDLTRTLKVHTHYFKEFDTKGMMAKINRENDIYEVINMENVSYKNIECIFTIKKLVNNKKADNRE; encoded by the coding sequence ATGAAAGTTGGAAAATTAATTCATACTATAACTTTTTATAGAACAAAGTATATAGATAATGGAAACGGAACAGGAAGTAATGAATTAATAGAATTAAGAAAAGTAAAATGCTCTATTGAAGATATAACATATAAAGATATACAGCAGGGTAAAAGAAAAGATTTAACAAGAACTTTGAAAGTACATACTCATTATTTCAAAGAGTTTGATACCAAAGGAATGATGGCCAAAATAAACCGTGAAAATGATATCTATGAAGTCATTAATATGGAGAATGTTTCATATAAAAATATAGAATGCATATTTACAATAAAGAAATTAGTAAATAATAAAAAAGCTGACAATAGAGAGTAA
- a CDS encoding phage portal protein → MSVIKNIRNYIKKWLFPDFSYIDSSNFLSIQNDKTLSAVNPNTALTFSTVFACVRVIAETIATLPLFVYKVNGNNKIKAKDHSLYRLLHDAPNEECTSVSFIESLITQILLQGNGFVEVVRDNFNRVTELYLIDSNKIKIYRDSNGNKMFEYSDDGEIITLSPSQVMHIAGLGWNGVIGYSPIAMMRKQITTGLYQDNFALDFFSNGVKKVPIISHPQQLSKEAKQNLKESFRDAWEKGIVVLEEGMKIDPITMNLSDAQFLESRRFSVEEICRVFRVPPHLIGDLSRSTNNNIEHQSIEFVTHTIRPWCVRIEKALNGYLLNNLERKKYNIEFNLDGLLRGDTLTRQQANQIKLNNGVLTRNEWRILENLNEVDDEYGDEYFVSQQIRPIKTVYETSENESNQDFNINNNENKKLEEEYKDASK, encoded by the coding sequence ATGTCTGTAATAAAAAATATAAGGAATTATATAAAAAAATGGCTGTTTCCTGATTTCAGCTATATTGACAGCAGTAATTTTTTATCAATTCAAAATGATAAAACTTTATCAGCAGTCAATCCAAATACTGCTTTAACTTTCTCTACAGTATTTGCATGCGTGAGAGTTATTGCTGAAACAATAGCTACTTTACCGCTTTTTGTATATAAAGTAAATGGAAATAATAAAATAAAAGCTAAAGATCATTCTTTATATAGATTATTGCATGACGCTCCTAATGAAGAATGCACATCAGTATCATTTATAGAAAGTCTAATCACTCAAATACTTCTTCAAGGCAACGGCTTTGTAGAAGTAGTAAGGGATAATTTCAACAGAGTAACAGAACTTTATCTAATAGATTCAAATAAGATTAAAATATATAGAGATTCAAACGGCAATAAAATGTTTGAATATTCAGATGATGGAGAAATAATTACTTTATCTCCGTCTCAAGTTATGCATATAGCAGGACTTGGATGGAACGGAGTGATAGGATACAGTCCAATAGCTATGATGCGTAAGCAAATAACTACTGGACTTTATCAGGATAATTTTGCATTAGATTTCTTTTCTAATGGTGTTAAAAAAGTTCCAATTATTTCGCATCCGCAACAATTAAGCAAAGAAGCCAAACAAAATCTCAAAGAAAGTTTCAGAGATGCTTGGGAAAAAGGTATTGTTGTTCTTGAAGAAGGAATGAAAATAGACCCTATCACAATGAACTTGTCAGATGCACAGTTTTTAGAAAGCAGAAGATTTTCAGTAGAGGAAATATGCCGAGTGTTCCGTGTACCTCCACATTTAATTGGTGATTTAAGCAGGAGTACAAATAATAATATAGAACATCAAAGTATAGAGTTTGTAACGCACACAATAAGACCGTGGTGCGTTCGTATAGAAAAAGCATTGAATGGCTATTTATTAAATAATTTAGAAAGAAAAAAATATAATATAGAGTTTAATTTAGACGGACTTTTGAGAGGCGATACTCTTACAAGGCAGCAGGCTAACCAAATAAAATTAAATAATGGTGTTCTCACTAGAAATGAATGGCGGATACTGGAAAACCTTAACGAAGTAGATGATGAATACGGAGATGAGTATTTCGTTTCTCAGCAAATAAGACCAATAAAAACAGTTTATGAAACTTCAGAAAATGAGAGCAATCAAGACTTTAATATAAATAATAATGAAAATAAAAAATTAGAAGAGGAATATAAAGATGCCAGCAAGTAA
- a CDS encoding phage tail tape measure protein → MSKLNVYINADASQAIEAFGKLKDKTTDLEKGFDKIGKSFDKFGSLATKSLTVPIAAGTTAFALATKKATDFDNGMREVLTLLPKLSNEGFEKLKNETLAFSKEIGKLPEETTKALYQALSAGVPRENVFEFLKTAGEAAIAGVAELETSVDGLTSVTNAYGTEVLNTNRASDIMFQTLKLGKTDFTQLSKSLFNVIPTASALGVKFEDIGAAIAVMTAQGTPTSVATTQIRQALVELNKEGSITDIAFREIAGKSFKEFIEQGGTLQEALQMLAEKADKSGKDISSMFSSVEAANAGLALSGKNADKFKDALDQMNNSAGATAEAFKKIDDGPARQFEKMKAELSALVVELGNSLLPVVNEDLLPVMQDKIVPIAEKMILTIISLIKTFSDLPAPLQAVSVGFVALAAGFGPALKGIVGLSKGITEAKKTIKDFKNAVSTLKTAASSIQGLSTAWKALNTVMIASPVGIITALTVGLGALAVKAYKLNQEYKALIDTSNQLANSTKELNDNSFKDVGLFEEYQKLASAKELDAAATERLNQVTDKLTRLYPNLKTVVLDGITYIDSATMKLEDYRTAEESIQIQTIETKIKELEEKSKIYNTAVENLRSSLYASGMGESQANDEILKSSDYEKLSEVENTLNTLEKQRNDLNQSMHLRQSLTRDGIDLETKEKEANEKSINAIKGKSDAVKDKTKTYEDYLALLKKAEAEENRRVSNLRNMGAEISDAEALEAKKDKVGAILTEMSTVLNLNANQIKYLSDNYGYALDSIKTDRFSELVKEIENSISAYERGVSVAEEFGDKVSEAEQQGQKSEIVRSGIESITNELELTTEQVEILKEKFGELWKTPTQSFSDYFSANWLQMLNDTIGYTNDFYSAIQEMQIQAIEFEIEKNEERKEAALEAIEEEKNARLEAIGIMEDSQKQSLLNEIKQLQNRQKVALGLYEQERIKAELEEKQKELAKIQIEEEAKAKQMEVEKNYNNDKMKLEYNSQMESWKMSLVQASASMAQAAISALASAMSAGPFPMPLIAYATLAGIIAGGAVNLATLSQAKPSEPKYLAKGGLVERRNGGINAVIGEGANDEAVIPLEDRILSKIGSQIFEAAKNNDGIYEVNTQSETIFNQPVYLMLDGKIVASTMLNLSKRGVKVVSQRGIL, encoded by the coding sequence ATGAGTAAATTAAATGTATATATTAATGCAGATGCTTCTCAAGCTATTGAGGCATTTGGAAAACTTAAAGATAAAACAACAGACTTAGAAAAAGGCTTTGATAAAATAGGAAAATCTTTTGACAAGTTCGGTTCTTTAGCTACTAAAAGTTTAACTGTGCCAATAGCAGCAGGGACAACAGCTTTTGCATTAGCTACTAAAAAAGCTACTGATTTTGATAATGGAATGCGTGAGGTTCTTACTCTTCTTCCTAAATTAAGCAATGAAGGTTTTGAAAAATTAAAAAATGAAACTTTAGCGTTTAGTAAAGAAATAGGCAAACTTCCAGAAGAAACAACTAAAGCTCTTTATCAAGCACTTTCTGCAGGAGTTCCACGTGAAAATGTATTTGAGTTCTTAAAAACGGCAGGCGAAGCTGCTATTGCAGGTGTTGCTGAATTAGAAACTTCAGTTGACGGACTTACTTCTGTTACTAATGCTTATGGAACAGAAGTTCTTAATACTAATAGAGCTTCAGACATAATGTTTCAAACACTGAAGCTAGGAAAAACAGACTTTACTCAGTTATCAAAATCTTTATTTAATGTTATTCCTACCGCTTCAGCTTTAGGAGTGAAGTTTGAAGATATAGGAGCTGCTATTGCTGTAATGACTGCACAAGGAACTCCTACTTCTGTTGCAACAACACAGATTCGTCAGGCTTTAGTAGAACTTAATAAAGAAGGAAGCATTACAGATATAGCATTTAGAGAAATAGCAGGAAAAAGCTTTAAAGAGTTTATAGAGCAAGGAGGAACTTTACAGGAAGCTCTTCAAATGCTTGCTGAAAAAGCTGATAAAAGCGGAAAAGATATTTCTAGTATGTTCAGCAGTGTTGAGGCAGCAAATGCTGGTTTAGCTTTATCTGGAAAGAATGCAGATAAGTTTAAAGATGCTTTAGATCAGATGAATAATTCGGCAGGAGCTACAGCTGAGGCATTCAAAAAAATAGATGACGGTCCAGCAAGACAGTTTGAAAAAATGAAAGCAGAGCTTAGTGCTTTAGTAGTAGAGCTTGGAAATAGTTTACTTCCTGTTGTTAATGAAGATTTACTTCCTGTTATGCAAGATAAAATAGTACCTATAGCTGAAAAAATGATTCTTACTATTATATCTTTAATAAAAACATTCAGCGACTTGCCAGCACCTTTGCAGGCAGTAAGTGTAGGCTTTGTTGCTTTAGCAGCAGGCTTTGGTCCTGCATTAAAAGGTATAGTAGGACTTTCAAAAGGAATAACAGAAGCTAAGAAAACTATAAAAGATTTTAAAAATGCGGTATCTACATTAAAGACAGCCGCAAGCTCTATTCAAGGATTAAGTACAGCTTGGAAAGCATTAAATACAGTAATGATTGCAAGTCCTGTTGGTATTATAACAGCTTTAACCGTAGGACTTGGTGCTTTAGCAGTAAAAGCATATAAATTAAATCAGGAATATAAAGCATTAATAGATACTTCAAACCAATTAGCTAACAGCACAAAAGAATTAAATGATAATTCTTTTAAAGATGTAGGTTTATTTGAAGAGTATCAAAAACTAGCTAGTGCCAAAGAGTTAGATGCAGCAGCTACTGAAAGATTAAACCAAGTAACTGATAAACTTACTAGACTATATCCTAATTTAAAAACTGTAGTTTTAGACGGAATTACATATATAGATTCTGCTACTATGAAGTTAGAAGACTATAGAACGGCAGAAGAAAGTATACAAATACAAACTATAGAAACAAAAATAAAAGAATTAGAAGAAAAGAGCAAAATATATAATACTGCTGTTGAAAACTTAAGAAGTTCTTTATATGCATCTGGTATGGGAGAAAGCCAAGCCAATGATGAGATATTAAAGAGTTCTGATTATGAAAAATTATCAGAAGTAGAAAATACATTAAATACATTAGAAAAACAAAGAAATGACTTAAATCAAAGCATGCATTTAAGACAGTCTCTAACTAGAGATGGAATAGATTTAGAGACTAAAGAAAAAGAAGCTAATGAAAAGAGCATTAATGCAATAAAAGGTAAATCTGATGCTGTAAAAGATAAAACAAAAACTTATGAAGATTATTTAGCTTTACTAAAAAAAGCAGAGGCAGAGGAAAATCGCAGAGTAAGCAATCTTCGTAATATGGGAGCTGAAATCAGTGATGCTGAGGCTTTAGAAGCTAAAAAAGACAAAGTAGGTGCTATACTCACAGAAATGAGTACGGTACTAAACTTAAATGCTAATCAAATAAAATATTTAAGTGATAATTACGGCTACGCATTAGACAGTATCAAAACTGACAGATTTTCTGAATTAGTAAAAGAAATAGAAAATAGTATATCCGCTTATGAAAGAGGCGTTTCTGTTGCTGAAGAGTTCGGCGATAAAGTAAGCGAAGCTGAACAGCAGGGACAGAAAAGTGAAATAGTAAGAAGCGGAATAGAAAGCATAACTAATGAATTAGAACTTACAACTGAACAGGTAGAAATATTAAAAGAGAAGTTCGGCGAACTTTGGAAAACACCTACTCAAAGTTTTTCAGATTATTTTAGTGCGAATTGGCTTCAAATGCTTAATGACACTATAGGATATACAAATGATTTTTATTCTGCTATACAGGAAATGCAAATACAGGCTATAGAGTTTGAAATAGAAAAAAATGAGGAAAGAAAAGAGGCAGCATTAGAAGCGATAGAAGAAGAAAAAAATGCAAGGCTTGAAGCTATAGGAATAATGGAGGACTCGCAAAAGCAGAGTTTATTAAATGAAATAAAACAATTACAGAATAGGCAAAAAGTTGCTTTAGGACTTTATGAGCAGGAGAGAATAAAAGCTGAACTTGAAGAGAAACAAAAAGAACTAGCTAAAATACAAATAGAAGAAGAAGCCAAAGCTAAGCAGATGGAAGTAGAGAAAAACTATAATAATGATAAGATGAAGCTAGAATATAATTCGCAAATGGAAAGCTGGAAAATGTCTTTAGTTCAGGCGTCAGCTTCTATGGCACAGGCAGCCATAAGTGCATTGGCATCAGCTATGAGTGCTGGTCCTTTTCCAATGCCTTTAATAGCCTATGCAACTTTAGCAGGAATTATTGCAGGCGGTGCTGTTAATTTGGCGACATTATCTCAAGCTAAACCGAGTGAACCTAAATACTTGGCAAAAGGCGGACTTGTAGAGAGAAGAAACGGAGGAATTAATGCTGTAATCGGAGAGGGTGCAAACGATGAAGCGGTTATACCTCTTGAAGATAGAATACTATCAAAAATAGGAAGTCAGATTTTTGAAGCTGCTAAAAATAATGATGGAATATATGAAGTAAATACACAGTCAGAAACTATATTCAATCAGCCTGTTTATTTAATGCTTGACGGAAAGATAGTTGCAAGCACTATGCTCAATTTAAGTAAACGAGGCGTTAAGGTAGTATCACAAAGGGGAATATTATGA
- a CDS encoding P27 family phage terminase small subunit codes for MQNKNDKKRYKIQAPPNYFNKYSIKKWKELAPIFAEKNMLGPADISAFELLCLHYGDAMNLYEAMINEGGSIAGYLSGKNSQTMGEYLAYHKAITAYTKMLTEFGLTPASKKKVPYPETIEEDDPLEKMING; via the coding sequence ATGCAAAATAAAAATGATAAAAAAAGATATAAAATACAAGCTCCTCCTAATTATTTTAATAAATATTCTATAAAAAAATGGAAAGAACTTGCACCTATCTTTGCCGAAAAAAATATGCTCGGACCTGCTGACATATCAGCTTTTGAGCTTTTATGTCTTCATTACGGCGATGCTATGAATCTTTATGAGGCTATGATTAATGAAGGAGGTTCTATAGCTGGTTATTTATCAGGTAAAAACTCTCAGACTATGGGAGAATATTTAGCTTATCATAAAGCTATAACGGCATATACAAAAATGCTTACCGAGTTTGGTTTAACTCCTGCTTCAAAAAAGAAAGTACCATATCCTGAAACTATAGAAGAGGATGATCCGCTTGAAAAAATGATAAATGGTTAA
- a CDS encoding helix-turn-helix transcriptional regulator translates to MKKNTNTCNLCHKRDKCRELCDDMKKAIRNKKNNNDIYSDATFNVFETDISKVIYTFGLSKVEDRDSKRIIIALLKKDQREMLELLAKGYTQKEIAEKLKMSQSNVSQKLNSIKKELQDSMIQIMPYIL, encoded by the coding sequence ATGAAAAAAAATACTAATACCTGCAATTTATGTCATAAGAGAGATAAATGCAGAGAGTTATGTGATGATATGAAAAAAGCAATAAGAAATAAAAAAAATAACAATGATATTTATTCTGACGCTACATTTAATGTATTTGAAACAGATATTTCTAAAGTTATATATACTTTTGGACTTTCAAAAGTAGAAGATAGAGACAGTAAAAGAATAATAATAGCATTACTAAAAAAAGACCAAAGGGAAATGCTGGAACTGCTTGCAAAAGGATATACACAAAAAGAAATAGCAGAAAAATTAAAAATGTCTCAAAGTAATGTATCTCAAAAATTAAATAGTATAAAGAAAGAACTTCAGGATTCAATGATACAGATAATGCCGTATATTTTATAA
- a CDS encoding HK97 family phage prohead protease has translation MPASNNEIRSIDINIQKSTDTEGEPLKLRGYAIVYNSLSEPLYGDLFRERINRGAFTKSLLENDQVCLWGHDTRYVLGRKSSGTLILREDEKGLYFEVSMPNTTWARDLKESVDRGDIKQMSFGFKVVRDNWIDDKETLKEYGMPIREVEEITLHEISLVTFPAYPQTNVRHKNEDVYIPPSRCLSAKPPDKSIPIENDDFDYRNKEYEQKIKYLKIKNK, from the coding sequence ATGCCAGCAAGTAATAATGAAATTAGAAGTATAGATATTAATATTCAAAAAAGTACAGACACAGAAGGTGAGCCTCTTAAATTAAGAGGCTATGCTATTGTATATAATTCTTTAAGTGAGCCTCTCTATGGAGATTTATTTAGAGAGCGTATAAACAGAGGAGCTTTCACTAAATCATTATTAGAAAATGATCAAGTATGTTTATGGGGACATGATACAAGATATGTTCTAGGCAGAAAGAGTTCTGGCACATTAATTTTAAGAGAAGATGAAAAAGGGTTATATTTTGAAGTTTCTATGCCAAATACTACTTGGGCAAGAGATTTGAAAGAAAGCGTGGACAGAGGCGATATAAAGCAGATGTCTTTCGGATTCAAAGTAGTGAGAGATAATTGGATTGATGATAAAGAAACATTAAAAGAATACGGAATGCCTATACGTGAAGTAGAAGAAATCACTTTGCATGAAATATCATTAGTAACATTTCCAGCTTATCCTCAAACGAATGTTAGGCATAAAAATGAAGATGTATATATTCCACCGAGTAGGTGCCTATCGGCAAAACCGCCTGATAAATCTATACCTATAGAGAATGATGATTTTGATTATAGAAATAAAGAATATGAACAAAAAATAAAATATCTAAAAATAAAAAATAAATAA
- a CDS encoding terminase large subunit — MYTYEEYINKVINKELPVCQAAFLSVKRHLDDIEKSKNNDYPFYFDDNEAKRPIMFIQSLVHTKGEWANHNIILEPWEQFIIASIFGWRRKENKLRRYKKAYVQVSRKNGKTTFASGIGNYCFFCDSPAEAGVEIYYIATKKDQAKIAWSESERQIRKAKALNKEAITYKQTSTITKKKDTASKSKPLGQDSNTEDGLNPHLVIVDEYHAHPDNELLNVLESGMGARRQPLVFIITTAGFDKSSVCFSEYEYAKQILKGSLNNDEYFTIIYEPDNINDIWVFMSEYKEKLNKNEDVSKQEELINKIIFQANPNINVSVKDSYLKSRLLEGLDKPIQRTDILTKNLNVWTQASEVWISSDRWIKSYSHQNININELKGRKACIGLDLATTRDIAAYVLCFDSIDNGPYILLPRFFMPKENIRQRSKEDRVPYELWASQGLITLTSGDIIDFDVIESSILNDAKDFEIIEIAYDPWKAIEIVTHLESEGFKMEQVRQSFAVGGLSEGTSLFEKTIDERKLLHGNNAVLNWMISCCEVKTDGRDNYLPVKPDRRRSYKRIDGVVASIMALHRVIKNHFEDTKSIYETEGVFTL, encoded by the coding sequence ATGTATACCTATGAAGAATATATCAATAAAGTTATAAATAAAGAATTGCCAGTGTGTCAAGCTGCTTTTTTATCTGTAAAAAGGCATTTGGACGATATAGAAAAATCAAAAAATAATGATTATCCTTTTTATTTTGATGATAATGAAGCTAAACGTCCTATCATGTTTATACAATCTTTAGTACATACAAAAGGAGAATGGGCAAATCATAATATTATACTAGAGCCTTGGGAACAGTTTATAATAGCAAGTATATTCGGATGGAGAAGAAAGGAAAATAAACTCAGACGTTACAAAAAAGCATACGTTCAAGTGAGCAGGAAAAATGGAAAAACTACTTTTGCATCTGGCATTGGTAATTATTGTTTTTTCTGCGACAGTCCTGCAGAGGCTGGAGTTGAAATATATTATATAGCTACTAAAAAAGATCAAGCGAAAATTGCATGGAGCGAAAGCGAAAGGCAAATAAGAAAAGCAAAAGCTCTTAATAAAGAAGCGATTACATATAAACAAACTTCTACAATTACAAAGAAAAAAGATACTGCATCAAAATCCAAACCGCTTGGACAGGACAGCAACACTGAAGACGGATTAAATCCTCATTTAGTGATAGTAGATGAGTACCATGCACATCCTGATAATGAACTACTAAATGTTCTTGAATCTGGAATGGGAGCTAGAAGGCAGCCGCTTGTATTTATAATTACTACTGCTGGTTTTGATAAATCTTCAGTGTGTTTTTCTGAATATGAATATGCAAAGCAAATATTAAAAGGTTCATTAAATAATGATGAATACTTTACAATAATATATGAGCCTGACAACATCAATGATATTTGGGTATTTATGTCCGAATATAAAGAAAAATTAAATAAAAATGAAGATGTTTCTAAGCAGGAAGAATTAATAAATAAAATTATTTTTCAAGCTAATCCTAATATAAATGTTTCTGTAAAAGACAGTTATCTCAAATCTAGGCTTTTAGAAGGGCTAGATAAACCTATTCAAAGAACTGATATACTTACAAAAAACTTGAATGTTTGGACACAGGCTAGTGAAGTTTGGATATCTTCTGACAGATGGATTAAATCTTATTCACATCAAAATATAAATATAAATGAATTAAAAGGCAGGAAAGCCTGCATCGGTTTGGATTTAGCAACTACAAGAGATATAGCAGCTTATGTTTTATGTTTTGATTCTATTGATAATGGTCCGTATATACTTCTGCCTCGCTTCTTTATGCCTAAAGAAAATATAAGGCAGCGTTCTAAAGAAGACAGAGTGCCTTATGAATTATGGGCTTCGCAAGGTTTAATTACTTTAACAAGCGGTGATATAATAGATTTTGATGTTATAGAATCCTCAATACTAAATGATGCGAAAGATTTTGAAATTATAGAAATAGCTTATGACCCTTGGAAAGCTATTGAAATAGTAACACACTTAGAAAGTGAGGGCTTCAAAATGGAACAGGTTAGGCAATCTTTTGCAGTCGGCGGTTTATCTGAAGGAACTTCTTTATTTGAAAAAACTATAGATGAACGAAAACTCCTTCATGGTAATAATGCAGTTCTTAATTGGATGATAAGCTGCTGTGAAGTAAAAACGGATGGGAGGGATAATTATTTGCCTGTAAAACCTGACAGAAGAAGATCATATAAAAGAATAGATGGTGTTGTAGCCTCCATTATGGCTCTTCATAGAGTGATTAAAAATCATTTTGAAGATACTAAAAGTATTTATGAAACTGAAGGCGTTTTTACATTATAA
- a CDS encoding DUF6290 family protein — protein sequence MDNKKNTHGGARIGAGRKKKDDKDKKPSYRISFRLNEEENKMLEEAAKKEGMSIGQYARKCALEKFKI from the coding sequence ATGGATAATAAAAAAAATACTCATGGTGGTGCTAGAATTGGAGCTGGCAGAAAAAAGAAAGATGATAAGGATAAAAAGCCTAGCTATAGAATATCTTTTAGATTAAATGAAGAAGAAAATAAAATGCTTGAAGAAGCCGCAAAAAAAGAAGGAATGAGCATAGGACAATATGCTAGAAAATGTGCTTTGGAGAAATTTAAAATATAA
- a CDS encoding head-tail connector protein: MSSDTEDINSIDIDVRKVVEEGDDDEEKQAESPPSDTNHSGLSGLVASEDNKVVTLSEFKKFLNLEGIDYDDDILHLTLDSAIGYCNKANEIEYKRADCPPEVRYAILGLAAHYFESKTGEASQSEEVALKGVHRLLAIAREKFTL, translated from the coding sequence ATGAGCAGTGATACTGAAGATATTAATAGTATAGACATTGATGTCAGAAAAGTAGTCGAAGAAGGTGATGATGACGAAGAAAAGCAAGCGGAAAGCCCGCCGAGTGATACTAATCACTCGGGATTGTCGGGGCTTGTAGCGAGCGAAGATAATAAAGTAGTTACTTTGTCAGAGTTCAAAAAGTTTCTAAACTTAGAAGGCATTGACTATGATGATGATATACTGCATCTGACTTTAGACAGTGCAATCGGCTATTGTAATAAAGCTAATGAAATAGAATACAAAAGAGCCGATTGTCCTCCTGAAGTTAGGTATGCTATTCTTGGACTTGCTGCTCATTATTTTGAAAGCAAAACAGGAGAAGCCAGTCAAAGTGAGGAAGTTGCTTTGAAAGGTGTTCATAGATTATTGGCCATTGCAAGGGAAAAGTTTACTCTATAG
- a CDS encoding phage major capsid protein has protein sequence MSPEELRALIEKLKNENALDLQSIDELMQKRQAYSAMSIEERENKKEDISKLDNDIDTLMKNIENRNKEIERNDKLLSLQTKSSMNKRNLADNLDNSSADDNEAELRAKVDRWFRSGNDKEIRETLQAGVAEGGGYTIAPQYLVKQIIKDLDDAVQIRKRANIIPAMNGYASIGIPTLDSDLNDLDWTAEIAEVTEDTNMSFGKREMKANQLTKLVKLSKRLIKQSNIDIQGLVEERIVYKLASTLEHNYLYGNGQDKPLGIFAQTSDNTAAIPTDRDIKVGTASAAITYDGLVDAVSGLKGGYQNGAVWMLNKKAVAALRKLKDKQDRPIWQESLIAGQPSILLGIPVVQNDFIEDKLEATKYFGFLANLKYYWIFDSLSMELQVLHELYSKTNQVGFQVGYWGDGAPIQKSAFVRLLPNDQAYAA, from the coding sequence ATGTCACCAGAAGAATTGAGAGCTTTAATAGAAAAACTAAAAAATGAAAATGCTTTAGATTTACAATCTATTGATGAACTTATGCAAAAAAGACAAGCATATTCTGCTATGAGTATTGAAGAGAGAGAAAATAAAAAAGAAGATATATCAAAACTAGATAATGATATAGATACTTTAATGAAGAATATAGAAAATAGAAATAAGGAAATAGAGAGAAATGATAAACTTCTATCACTTCAAACTAAATCTTCTATGAATAAAAGAAATTTAGCTGATAATTTGGACAATTCATCTGCTGATGATAACGAAGCTGAATTAAGAGCTAAAGTTGACAGATGGTTTAGATCAGGCAATGATAAAGAAATAAGAGAAACACTTCAGGCAGGCGTTGCCGAAGGCGGCGGATATACTATAGCACCTCAGTATCTAGTAAAGCAAATTATAAAAGACTTAGATGATGCAGTACAGATAAGAAAAAGAGCAAATATCATTCCTGCTATGAACGGATATGCAAGCATAGGAATACCTACACTTGACAGTGATTTAAATGATCTTGATTGGACAGCAGAAATCGCAGAAGTTACAGAAGATACAAATATGTCTTTTGGAAAAAGAGAAATGAAGGCTAATCAATTAACTAAGTTAGTTAAACTTAGTAAAAGATTAATAAAGCAAAGCAACATAGATATTCAAGGTTTAGTTGAGGAGAGAATAGTATATAAATTGGCTTCTACATTAGAGCATAATTATTTATATGGAAATGGACAGGATAAACCTCTAGGTATATTTGCTCAAACTTCAGATAATACAGCAGCTATTCCAACTGACAGAGATATAAAAGTAGGAACTGCAAGTGCTGCTATAACTTATGATGGTTTAGTAGATGCAGTAAGCGGATTGAAAGGCGGATATCAAAACGGAGCGGTATGGATGCTTAATAAAAAAGCAGTTGCTGCTTTAAGAAAATTAAAAGATAAGCAGGACCGTCCTATTTGGCAGGAAAGTTTAATAGCGGGACAGCCTAGTATTTTACTTGGTATACCAGTTGTGCAAAATGACTTTATAGAAGATAAGCTGGAAGCTACAAAATATTTTGGGTTCTTAGCAAACTTAAAATATTATTGGATTTTTGACAGCTTGTCTATGGAACTTCAAGTTTTGCATGAGTTATACAGCAAAACAAATCAGGTAGGTTTCCAAGTAGGATATTGGGGAGACGGTGCCCCTATTCAAAAATCAGCATTTGTAAGATTACTTCCAAATGATCAAGCGTATGCAGCTTAA